A portion of the Cryptomeria japonica chromosome 5, Sugi_1.0, whole genome shotgun sequence genome contains these proteins:
- the LOC131033580 gene encoding UV-B-induced protein At3g17800, chloroplastic produces the protein MECFASLAIGRAFTVNSAVSVERFRPHFVSKSSTFLHAFTGLQRSRKSFGKQLLQCDNWCKISRNLSIARAELHKCNKSGHLAPLEVQSPAGKLLSDILEKQPDLFHFAVARQLEELAADRDGAVARQELSASDAYSVLHRKIAELKAKECQTAAEEVIYLLIVQRFLNLEIPMVPKLLSCTENGRVDSWLPKDEELESIHSTEMLEMIREHLSRILGRRGKTNIVDSHTITQIDRLTLGRIYAASIMYSYFLRRACQRYQLEVNLEIVYAPLFDSSDLNKHLLDLGGNNIFSWSKHPAVQAADVVPEADPSMSYLVETKAKPRQLRDYIMSFDADSLKRCATMRTKETVNMIEKHAGALFGRPVTHIAEDGTVTIASDEIRLTYSSLRRLLLEATAFGSFLWDAEGYVDSIYSLTDN, from the exons ATGGAGTGCTTTGCTTCTTTGGCGATTGGTCGGGCTTTCACTGTGAATAGTGCCGTTTCAGTCGAACGATTCCGCCCTCATTTTGTGTCAAAATCATCTACGTTTCTTCACGCCTTCACTGGCTTACAG agatcaagaaaaagctttGGAAAGCAACTCCTCCAATGTGATAACTGGTGTAAAATAAGTCGTAATCTGTCCATTGCTAGAGCAGAGCTTCACAAATGCAATAAAAGCGGTCATCTCGCACCACTTGAGGTCCAATCTCCTGCAGGCAAGTTATTGAGTGACATACTTGAAAAACAGCCAGATCTCTTTCATTTTGCTGTTGCTAGACAACTAGAAGAACTAGCTGCTGATAGGGATGGTGCTGTTGCTCGTCAAGAGCTGAGTGCAAGTGATGCATACTCAGTTTTACACAG GAAGATAGCAGAACTGAAAGCAAAGGAATGTCAGACGGCAGCAGAAGAGGTGATTTACTTGTTAATAGTTCAAAGGTTCCTTAATCTCGAAATACCAATGGTACCCAAACTATTGTCATGCACGGAGAATGGCAGGGTAGATTCTTGGCTGCCAAAAGATGAGGAACTAGAATCTATCCATTCTACAGAGATGCTTGAGATGATTAGAGAGCATTTATCCAGGATTTTAGGCAGGCGAGGCAAAACGAATATTGTTGATAGTCATACGATTACTCAAATTGATAGACTAACGCTTGGACGTATTTATGCTGCATCCATAATGTACAGCTACTTTTTGAGAAGAGCATGCCAGAGATATCAGCTAGAGGTCAACTTAGAGATAGTCTATGCCCCTCTGTTTGATTCAAGTGATTTGAACAAACATCTTTTGGATTTGGGAGGAAATAACATTTTCAGTTGGAGCAAGCATCCTGCTGTTCAAGCTGCAGATGTTGTTCCTGAAGCAGATCCTTCTATGTCTTACTTGGTTGAAACTAAAGCAAAACCCAGGCAGCTGAGAGATTATATCATGTCCTTTGATGCAGATTCTTTAAAAAGATGTGCAACAATGAGAACAAAAGAAACCGTTAACATGATTGAGAAACATGCTGGGGCTCTTTTCGGAAGGCCAGTTACACACATTGCAGAAGATGGAACAGTCACTATTGCATCCGATGAAATCAGGCTAACATATTCCAGCTTGAGAAGGCTACTTCTGGAGGCTACTGCATTTGGTTCTTTCCTTTGGGATGCAGAAGGCTATGTAGATTCTATATACAGTTTGACTGATAATTGA